tcccgatgttattactggtacattttctctctatgatactattgttattgcattgattgatcccgggtccactcattcctatatttgcatgaatttagtatccaataaaaagttgctgttgaattcttgagtttacgattaaagtgtcgaaccccttaggccaatatgtgctagttgacaaggtttgcaagaattgcccattaatgattcaaggtcactgttttccggccaacttgatgttgttaccatttggtgagtttgacgttatcttgggaatggactggttaacattgtatgatgctaaggtagattgtaaacaaaagacactagaattgaaatgtgaaaatggagaaattctgtgggttgaaacagatgaatcaaataaattgcctatggtgatttcgcacatgtctgcacagaaatacataagaaaagggtgtgaagcttatctggcttatgtaatgaatattgagttgccctaactgaaatttgaatcgtgccgatagtccgtgagtttcggatgtatttcggaggaattgcaggttgcctccgaatagagatagattttgctattgatttgttgcaagaaccgcaccgatctcgattgctccatatagaatggctccgactgaattaaaagaattgaaggctcagttgcaggagttaacagacaagggatttgtgagaccgagtttctctccctggggtgctcctgtattattcgtaaagaagaaggatggttcaatgaggctttgcattgattaccgtcagcttaataaggtgactataaagaacaagtacccattgccgaggattgatgatttattcgatcagttaaagggggccacagtgttttcaaagattgatttgaggtctggttactaccagctgagagttaaggagtcgatgtgaaaagcgcctttaggacaaggtatggacattatgaatttcttgtgatgcctttcgcttaacaaatgctccactatatttatggacttaatgaatcggatcttaggccatatttggataagtttgtagtagtgtttatagatgacattttaatttattctcgagatgagtcgaacatgcgaacacttgagaactatattgcaaatcttgagagaaaagaagctgtttgccaagtttagtaaaagtgagttcggccgtgaagtcggattttggggcatatagtctcggtgatggtattcggtggatccaagtaagatttctgcgatcgtcgattgaaaccgcccaagaatgtatccgaggttagaagctttttaggcttagccggtattatagacgttttgttgaaggattttcgatgattgcctctcctatgactaagttgttgcaaaagaatgttaaatttgaatggactgataaatgtcaacaaagttttgaaaaattgaaagcacgattgagtgaagcaccaattttagtactgcccgagtcggaaaggagttcagtaatttatagtgatgcatcattgatgtgccttggatgtgtgttgatgcaagagggtaaagtggtagcttatgcttgagacagttaaaaccgcatgagaagaactatcctacacatgatttgggcggcattgttgtttttgccttgaagatttggcgacattatttgtacggtgaaaaatgccgaatttttactgatcacaaaagtttgaagtacttgatgaatcaaaaggatctgaatctgcgacagcgaagatggcttgaattattaaaggattatgatctagtgattgattatcatccaggaaaagcaaatgtagttgctgacgccttgagcgaaaatttctttttactttgaaagccatgaacacgggttagcattgtcgatgatgggtcaatcttagcgaaatgagagctaaaccgttatttctccgattaatttgtgatgctcaaaggaatgatagtgagttgcggatcaagagaactcaatgcgaatcaaagttacgactcgattttcgagttggaccggatgattgtttgatgtttcgagacaggatatgtgtgccgaaaaacgataaattgattcagaaaatattacatgaggcgcacaatggctgtttatcagttcatcctggtagcacaaaaatgtataatgatttaaagaagctatattggtggccaggtatgaaaaggacatttcgaatttgtaaccaagtgtttgatctgtcaacaagtaaaaattgaacatcaagtgccttgaggattacttcaaccaagaatggtgctgagtggaaatgggacaagattaccatggattttgtaaccggtttgcctttaactcctaaaaagaaggatctttgttgggtagtggttgatagattaacaaagtcagcccactttataccgatgcgcactgattactcacttgataaattagcgaattatatgttgctgaaattgtgaagttgcacggagtacctatgtctataatatcgatagagatccaagatttacctcgagattttggaaaaagttacaagaagctttgggtacaaaattgaaatttagtaccgcatttcatccacaaacagatggtcaaacgaaagagtaatccggtactcgaagatatgcttagatcttgtgttttagaatttggaggtagttgggagaaatatctatctttgattgagtttgcctacaataacagttatcaatcaagtatacaaatggcaccgtctgaagccttgtatggtcgtaagtgtcggactcctttatattggaccgagcttagtgaaaaacagattcatggagttgatctagttaaagaaaccaagagaaaataaaagtaattcgggattgcttgaaagtcgcttcagatcgacaaaagtcatatgctgatttaaaagaaaagagattgaatttcggtgggtgataaagtgttcttgaaggtgtcaccatggaaaaagattcgagatttagtcgaaaaggcaagttgagtccgcgttttattgggccgtcgagattcttgagagaattggaccgatggcatatcggttggccttaccggcagagttagaaagaattcataacgtgtttcatgtatcaatgttgcgacgttatcgttcgatccttcacatgtgatttctccaatgaaattgagattcgatcggatatgacctatgaggaggaaccaataaagattttggctcgagaggttaaacagttaagaaataaaagtatagctttagtgaaagtattgtggcacggacatgggatagaagaggctacgtgggaacctgaagaagctatgaggaaacagtacccaaacctctttctgggtaagatttttgggacgaaaatctcaaaagggggagaattgtgacaacccgaattagggcctaatcggaatagtggtttcgtgaccacaaatccgagatagaaataattgttttataattattttggggtttatgatatgattgcatgattgtgtgaaaatttcgtgatgaaattctatgcctaaagtgcttaaattgaaaatagggactaaatcgaataagttgcaaaatttgcatcccgaagttttagtatgaaattgttttggaatattaattaggaggtcttaaatagcaatttgaccaattttaagttcatggacaaaattaggacatggaaggaattttgaaagtttagtaaggagggcattttggtcatttggatattaaatgaaataaaatgggaaaaataacacaaaattggtcatcatcctccttagttgctgccaattctccctctctccatagctagggtttcttcaattttcaagctccatagtaagtgattccaagcccgcttttaatgttctttacgttttggaatccggaagctcgattaagcttatgctagtaataatttaacctagggttcatatttggaaaaatacccataggtgaaatttgtgtattttgatgttttatgatagaatatgaggttttaaattatgttaaataacttgtgctactcggttttaagtgaaaacgagtaaaagcaagataatcggtaaaaatacctattgttcataactatatgatagagtgagaatttgatgtggttgtagaagagaaaatgttcagcatatcataaaacataagaataagggctgaaattaattcccgagcctaggggcaaaaatgtaattttgtaaagttaggggcaaaatgtaatttttccatgatgtgatttttggattgaaataaatagtatgagtattaaatgagctaaatgtgttattatagatcaagaaagacgcagaattgatctcgagcggggaaggaaaagttttggattaaattgcaaaatttccacattttgcaccaaggtaagtttgtatgtaaatattacaataatttcatgtacattcttatatttcagcctattatatgtatatactagctgatgttgaagtataaatcgactattggaagaatggaaataaataatagagagagatccggttgaacattgaaaaatcgaataaaatagatggagcgtagctaggtcacatgtatgatgccgagtgcacatcatgtgtacaagaaagctactgagacacctgtagtagctaggtcacatgtgtgatacgagatgtatcccatgtagacaagagagctacgtgaaagataaatgtagctaggtcgcatgcgtgattccaagtgaaggacaccatgtagacaagagagctacgtgaaagataaatgtagctgggtcgcatgcgtgattccaagtgaaggacaccatgtagacaagagagctactgagacaaatcggctaggtcgcatgagtggtactaagtgttcaccatgtgtacaagagagccgaactaaacgaagtatgatggtgaaatgtgtcttgaaaccattaaatatcgaggattgatccgaattgttcaacgggatggttttgtggtgacattgtggtttggacctatacttatggtgaatgaaatatggtgaaaatgatttgtggtatatacaaatataagataaaatgaggttagcataaagaatttgtgaaagagtgaaattagcattaaaactgtttttagatggtagcagtgacgtgattttgaaaaatcaccaaaaataggaggaatataattagaggttgaatgagatgtgaaattaaagtttaatgagtctactttcatataaaagaaacagagcaagcaaaggaattctatattttgagatatttacaattgtatgtgacttgctcaggatgaatacgtgatcccctgttccaaatttgaaaaatcattaaaaattgtacaaagcaaattaagaaatatagtttacatgcctaaattccttattgagactatttttaaatgaaacagacttcagggttgtttgaattgtgtactgagagaaattcaatttgtagtgaacagaggtcagatcagtcgagctgtgtaacaggggaaactttaactaataaactgtactaatcggctgaaccaaaaattatagaaaaaattagcaaaaagctttatgagtctagattcagggaaattttacggatttgaatttcgagtttggtaactcgagttatgatttatttagtgaatatgacgcagcagagacagcttaatcaaagtggaatgaatagtgaagttaaagtagatgtacttgaattgttgtgtaaacatgttagatttttttttaattagtatttacatacttacttactaagctataagcttactttgtttctctcttttgtcttatagtgttctccgcttgctcgggagttaaggatcgtgaagatctatccgcactatcctactttagggtatttgaactaaacgttttgaattatggcatgtatagtaggcttaattattttgttacgtgtcatctttgtctaggtttaaaatattagttacagtactcgaccagctaatttgtacaagcctttaaagttggctaatattgttcaagacatatttatatttcgattatgtttaatggtaggtattatgttctggtaataccttgtatcctgttctggcgacggtaacgggtaaggggtgttacaccgctAAAGGTAATGTTCTATAGCGGCGTTTGAAGGAAAAACgctgctaaaggtcatgttctatagTGGCGTTTGTAGGAAAAATGCTGCTAAAGTTCATGTTCTATAGCGgtgttttttttcaaataaacacCGCAAAGTTTAACGGCGTTGTCTATAGGccaaaaaaaacgccgctaaaaacctgaTTTCATGTAGTGTTAGGAAAGTTGTTTCTTGCAAAGAAGTTGAAAATGTAATAGGATTTGTAATGAGAGAGGAGAAGAGGAGAAGATTAAGATAGTTTATGTcattgatttaatttaatttttaatatattatatattatgtattttagCTTTGTTTTGATAGAACAAATGTGAAAGATATTATATTACCTCGCTTTAAAAGTCAGTGCATTTGAATATAAGTTTTAGAATATATTACTATATTTTGATTGATATtttaaatttggtttaaggtgtaAAAACTCGAAAAGTTTTGTACTTAATTGGgtacttaaacttttaaaatgtaTCAAAAAGTTTTCAGATTTTttcaaaaaagtaaataaattccTATTCTTTTATTTTCACTCATTTGGgtacttaaattttcaaaatacatCAAAAAGTTCCTTTGACTGTTAACTATAACAGTTGATATTAAAGTTAACTGTTCCTAGCTTTTTCAGTTAAAGTCACCCTGTGTCATAACCACGGCATGACAtgtgtaaaaaatataaaaataaaaatcaataagagttataaaaataataaattttaataaaattatttaaaatagaataaattataaatatcgtaaaaatataaaaattgtaaaatgttataaaaattataaaaaaatataaaatgcatcaaaatactctttaaccattaactttaaacatTAACCATTAAAGTTAACGACCCTCGCTTTTTTTCAGTTAAATCCATTAAGTGTCACAACATAGCATGATATGtggcaaaaattataaaaaataaaaatcaataaaagttatagaaaattTATGCTTCTTTTGATacgataatttttataattttattacaattttatatttctttatatttttctaattttcttacaactttataaaattttataattttttctaattttaataaattaaaagattttttatattttgttaaaatttaatacttttctaaattttattgatttctatTTTATCACTTTTTTACCACATGTCACATCGTGGTTGTGGCATGTAGTggctttaactaaaaaaattagaGGCAGATAACTGTAGTGGTCAActattaaagttaatggtcaaaggACCTTATATTTTGGCAGTTCAAATactcaattgagtgcaaaaaaaaaaagcaggAACTTAATTGCtcttttgaaaaagtttgagggcctttttgatgcattttggcaGTTCAAGTACACaactgaatgaaaaaaaaaacagaggcTTAATTGTTTCTTTTAAAAAAGTTTGAATCTTTTTGATACATTTTGAAACTTAAAATAGCCAATTTAGTGAAAAAAAAGggacttaattgctttttttgaaataatttggGCTTAAGGATGTAAAAAAACCCtcaaccttttttttaaaaaaaaagcaattaagcctttGCTTTTGTTTTCACCCAATTGGATACTTGACCTATTAAAATGTACAAAAAAAAaccctcaaactttttcaaaagaaacaattaagcctctcttttttttttcactcaattggatACTTAAACtgttaaaatgcataaaaaaagcCCTTAAACTTTTTCAAAAGAGTAATAAAGCCCCTGCTTTTTTTTTTGGCACTCAATTTCCAAAATGTATCAAAAAAGTCATTTGACCGTTAACTTTAACGATTAACCGTTAAAACTAACTACCCTTAATTTTTTTCAGTTAAAGTCACTATGTGTCAAAACCACGGTGTGACATGTGACAAAtaatgataaaaaatatttttaaattttaataaaatataagaaatatttaatttttattaagaattagaaaattattataaaatagtaaaaattataaaattttataaaaatcataaaaatatttataaaattgtaTAAAGTGGTAAGAAAATTAGAagaaaatgtaaagaaatataaaattaagtaaaagaattataaaaattatcataccaaaagaagcattttataattttctataacttctattgattttattttttatcatttttaccacATGTCAAGTGTATTGTGACACGTGATGACTTTAATTAAAAAAAGGATCGTTAACTTTAACGGCTAATGGTTAAAGTTAGTAGTTAAATGACCTtttgattaattttatattttttgtctattttagtaaattttaaatattttgtattttcattttttatactttttctattttagtaaattttaaatatttttattaaaatttaataattttataagtttcattgatttttatttttataattattttgttatatgtgacGTAGTGGTTATGACACGGGATAACTTTAACTGCAAAAAATTAGGGACATTTAATTTTAATGGTCAACTGTTAAAGTTTAGAGTTAAAggcctttttgatgcattttaacaattgagtgcaaaaaaaaaaatagaggttTAATTGCTTCTTTTCCTTTTAatgcattttaataatttaaatattcaattgagTGCTAAAAGAAAATGTAGGggcttaattactttattttttacATTGAAGATTTTTTACACCGTTAAACTAAAAAATTTGAGGACTTTTTACACCCTCTTTTAATTTTAAAGGTAATACTAAAAGTTATTTCCCGATTGCAAGTCTGAAATTTTACTCATGGAGGATATTGCAAATGTTTATACACTTACCGTATtacatttaatttaaataataatttttattgtaattattCAATACCTAAACTTTATTAATTTTTgtggaaatttttttattaattttaattattttgatgtgtcataaaattaactaaaaatttgactaagacaAGTGCACCTATCATTTAATAGTATAGTTACTGTGAGCAAAGATATCGTTCCCACGATGACTATAAATATTAGTAATTATCTTTTTTCTATTGTTTAACTTAATAATTCGAatgattgattaaaactaaaattaactaatttaattaactaacgAACACGTTAAAGAACAAATCACGAAAATAATCGAATAACAACCAAGAAACGAAACAATACGCAGGAAAGAATCCACTTAGATTTCCTAtgtcactatcaatctaaattacacaatttctttactTAGTACATTGATTTGTAGAAATATTTAagttatgctaatatctctttcgaatATAAGAGTAACTGACTCtaggctaattaattgaaatttctttctaaataaaacccctattatcacaTTAGCTCGTGCTATGGAAtcctctattagatttgactctaatccggtagatttatgtcatcctatttctataattgcatacaactccactcaattacgtAATATCTATTCTAAAACAGCGTCTATTCAACCACCGAATTAAGCACGTCGAACATGGATCAATACTTTAGAAATATTAaatcaagaattaagcacacataattgaaaataagaaattaagtattatacataaaataaaaaacaagcgACAAAATCCATTATAAGATTTATCTCCCTAGGTATTTTAAAAATCAAACGACAGAATCCATCATTAGGATTCATCTCCCTAGGTATTTTAAAAATTAGTTCATACTTGAAAGTAAAAGCATCCAAGATAAAGAAACTCATAATTACTTCTTAAGAAAGTAACTgagaatcttcaatcttgacggAAATTTGCTTCAAAGTCGAATTCAATGGTATTTTTTGAGTTGTTTTATTAAGTATTCTCTGACGGCTCTCTGCTatattcttatttttgtcatatataccaCTTAAAATGcctgaaaaacctaaaaattgtgaTTTTTCGCTATTCAATGTGCAATCTCGTGAAATCGGCATGGCCTACTACACGCTCGTGCGGCTCCTAGAGCTTGCTTTGACACTCTGGTTTTCGCTCCTTTTGCTCCCAAGTGTTCtattaagcattaaaacatgaatttaaagggcTAAGAgtataaaattcacaattaacatcgaataatcacccaaaaatgcattaagaataagATTAAAGCATGTTACTTTTAGCATATAttacatattaaaatatattcaaattaatatgagtaattatattaaaaatatatttacaatACACAAATATTTTAATAAGTACATACAATAGTCCATGCATCATATTTAAAAGGAAACTAATTTAAccaataaaataatcaaaatacaagaaaataaaatattatatttatatatttccccaaacttaaatacatattttaacaACATAAGTGAATAGCAGTTTCGTCCTAATGTTGAAGATTGAAAACTTATTAATATAATTCTTTAttaataaatcatatatattcatGATTGGAAATtaattaaagtattaattgaataaaattattagactaattaattaatcaatatagattaattgaatttaataattaaattaaatatttttaaaatttttaataatttatttaatgagATGAATCAATGACATTacctatttaataaaaaatttaattctaGAAACCTTGCACCGGTCTTGATCTTACTTTTGGTACCCGGGAAATGGTGGCTCCATCTAATTATATGAAAGCCTCGTAGACACCCTGAACTGAAACGTACTTGTACAACAGCCCTCGATGTGAAATCCACATGCAACCCAAAACTAGTTAAATGAGAAGAACTGTTCTCTGTTCTTTTCAATATCTTTTAAAAATTCCGatcgttaaaaaaataaaaaaacaagaaAGTAAGAAAGAAATCTCAAGGTTCTTTTTCGGTCTCTTAATCAAATCGAAATATAAAAACCCACATTTCATCTTTTTTTATTCGTCATAATTCTCCACTTTTCTCTTTTTTCTGTTTTAAGTTTAGTACAATAAAGGTGCATGTTTTGATCCATGATAAATTATCGATCTggtcaaaatttacaaatttttttttatatgtttatcGAAATGGGGTTTTTGAATTTTTGAGTGACAAGGTTGAACTTTGGTGATTTGAGAAACCAAAAAGGTTGAATTTAAGGGCATGATTTAACTCAGAGGGAATTTAATTTGATTGTTGCAGTGAAAAAAAGAGTGAAAGCTTTTTCCGGCAATGGAAGGAACAGTTTTTACTCCATCATTGGAAGGAATGCAGCACATCAGATCCCCACAAGGAGAAATGCTTACAAAGCCATTCCTGGACGTCTGCAAGTTGATTTTGCCAGTCATAGGTTTGTTTTTTTAGGTTAAGCTTGTTAGCTTGGTTAGCTTTTAGCATCTAATTCAAGTTCATTCTTTATGGAAATATTTGTTCAAGTTTGTTAGTGGTACTTGAAACTTTATAGCTGCAGTTTTGTGAGATTTGGAGAAGATTTTAAGATTGAAATGATGATAAAACCATGTTGCACAACAAATGCTTGATAATTTAGCTGACAATACTTTGCTTGAGTTGTCAAAGATAGTATTTGTCAGTATAGATGTGATCAATATGTTTCATTTGGATGTTAAAGGCCTACATTGTGGAGGGGATTACTGGCTATCTTTCTTTTGGATACAATGTTGATTTCCAGGGAAGAACTGAAACCTCCATGTTGTTACTTTTGCAGATAAGTTTGGAACTGCTATGGCCCTTGTAAAGCGTGATATTGGTAGAAACACATCAGTAAGATGTTTATTTATGAGTAAATGATTTTCTTTTGTCCAAGAGTCCATACACTCCCACGAAAAGCTCgaatgaccttcaacaaaagggtatcTAAACCCAAAAACAACATTCTTTAAGGAACTCAGCAAAATAGCCTCGTAACTTTGGATGAAGTGGAGTCTCCTCACAAAGGGGGGTGCAGAGGGTGGGGCTGTGCCCTTAGCACATAACTTATGTTAATTTCTTGCAACAATCGTGTATGAATTACTGGTTCTTCTGTTGCTTCTTTTTTCAGAGATTGGAAAAAAAATACCAGTCGGATCCCTTTAGATACAACTTCTTGTACAATATGGTGAAAGAAGAGTACGAATGTAAATCAGCGAAAGGATCAACAAGTTGTACTAATGGTATTCTTTGGTTGACTAGGTACTTATATTATATACTTGTCAACATTCTTAGGCAATTGCAGAATCTGATCTTGTTCATATATGTCCTTGGCAACTACTTACAGTtcgtaattttataatttttatgattttcagAGCAATGGATTTTATAGTAGAATTGTTCCACAACTTACTTACACATCCAGATTGGTCAGTGACTGATGCTTGTACAGATGCCTATGGCAAGACCCTGAGAAAATTCCATGGATGGATTGCTAGCTCAAGTTTCAcagtaattatttttattctcactttgtcaagttttttttttattactgaTGAATTTCAACTGTTAGCCTTTGatgttttcaaaaatattattGTGAAAGATTTCTTTAATGTATACTCAATATCATTATTTGAGCATTGAATTACTTGTTCTATATCCCCTTAAGTGTGCTGGATGACAGGTTGCTATGAAGCTGGCACCAGATAGGAAGAAATTCATGGAAGTGATTACTTGCAAAGGAGATGTTAGAGCCGACATGGAGAAATTTTGTTTGACATTTCCTCCATATCTTGAGGAAAATCATAAGTTTCTGGTAAGAAAAATTTGCTCAAAGATGCATCTTTTTTGCCATACCAGCAATCCATATATGCAACAATCATATTTCTTGAACTTTGAGAATGATATCATATATTCATATTGGAAAGATCTGTGATATATCAACAGGTTTTAAGAAGCTTAATATAGAAAAGAGCAGAAACTAGTAGAAGAGGAGGAAATAAGGCAAGAATTAAGCTGATTAGGCCATTAGCCATATGAACAAGAAAAGAAGCAGCTTTTGCTTTATTAAGAAATACTCTTGTAATACAAAGATAATTTCCCATAAAACATAGCTCTCTTATTTGTAACTCCTCCTTACAATTATCCTGTTAGCAT
The Gossypium arboreum isolate Shixiya-1 chromosome 10, ASM2569848v2, whole genome shotgun sequence genome window above contains:
- the LOC108469591 gene encoding glycolipid transfer protein 1-like isoform X2, with protein sequence MEGTVFTPSLEGMQHIRSPQGEMLTKPFLDVCKLILPVIDKFGTAMALVKRDIGRNTSRLEKKYQSDPFRYNFLYNMVKEEYECKSAKGSTSCTNGILWLTRAMDFIVELFHNLLTHPDWSVTDACTDAYGKTLRKFHGWIASSSFTVAMKLAPDRKKFMEVITCKGDVRADMEKFCLTFPPYLEENHKFLVLRSLI
- the LOC108469591 gene encoding glycolipid transfer protein 1-like isoform X1 — translated: MEGTVFTPSLEGMQHIRSPQGEMLTKPFLDVCKLILPVIDKFGTAMALVKRDIGRNTSRLEKKYQSDPFRYNFLYNMVKEEYECKSAKGSTSCTNGILWLTRAMDFIVELFHNLLTHPDWSVTDACTDAYGKTLRKFHGWIASSSFTVAMKLAPDRKKFMEVITCKGDVRADMEKFCLTFPPYLEENHKFLVRKICSKMHLFCHTSNPYMQQSYFLNFENDIIYSYWKDL
- the LOC108469591 gene encoding glycolipid transfer protein 1-like isoform X3, whose product is MEGTVFTPSLEGMQHIRSPQGEMLTKPFLDVCKLILPVIDKFGTAMALVKRDIGRNTSRLEKKYQSDPFRYNFLYNMVKEEYECKSAKGSTSCTNGILWLTRAMDFIVELFHNLLTHPDWSVTDACTDAYGKTLRKFHGWIASSSFTVAMKLAPDRKKFMEVITCKGDVRADMEKFCLTFPPYLEENHKFLCSRY
- the LOC108469591 gene encoding glycolipid transfer protein 1-like isoform X4 encodes the protein MEGTVFTPSLEGMQHIRSPQGEMLTKPFLDVCKLILPVIDKFGTAMALVKRDIGRNTSRLEKKYQSDPFRYNFLYNMVKEEYECKSAKGSTSCTNGILWLTRAMDFIVELFHNLLTHPDWSVTDACTDAYGKTLRKFHGWIASSSFTVAMKLAPDRKKFMEVITCKGDVRADMEKFCLTFPPYLEENHKFL